In Sedimentibacter sp. MB31-C6, one genomic interval encodes:
- a CDS encoding urocanate hydratase, translating into MVNNLDISSAMTIKLDDKLPEYPKFKEKVRRAPKRDLTLNDREIKLALKNALRYVPENLHEILAPEFLDELMEHGRIYGYRFMPKERIYGKPIDEYKGKCVEGKAFQVMIDNNLDHEVALYPYELVTYGETGQVCQNWMQYQLLKKYLEELTDEQTLAVMSGHPLGLFKSHKTSPRVILSNGLMIGMFDNPHDWAKATAMGVSSYGQMTAGGWMYIGPQGIVHGTFNTLINAGRKELGIPGDKDLAGHLFITSGLGGMSGAQPKAVEIANGVGIIAEVDYSRIETRFNQGWVSKITDDLEEAFEIAKKYMDKKQTISIAYHGNIVDLLEYAVNNNIQVDLLSDQTSCHVPYDGGYCPKGLTFDERTELLNNDREKFAEYVNKSLGEHFRAVKTLVERGTYFFDYGNAFMKAVFDSGVKEIAKNGVDTSEGFIFPSYVEDIMGPMLFDYGYGPFRWVCLSGKTEDLRKTDQAAMSVIDPNRRGQDRDNYIWIRDAEKNQLVVGTQARILYQDALGRRDIALKFNEMVREGVVGPIMLGRDHHDTGGTDSPFRETSNIYDGSNVTADMAIHCYAGNAARGMSLVALHNGGGVGISKSINGGFGMVLDGSERVDDILKKSIPWDTMVGVSRRSWARNEHSIETTIEYNKKFDGQDHITIPFVANDDLIEKTLNNYNQ; encoded by the coding sequence ATGGTTAATAATTTAGACATATCTAGTGCTATGACAATAAAATTAGATGACAAACTTCCTGAATATCCAAAATTTAAGGAAAAAGTAAGAAGAGCTCCTAAAAGAGATCTTACATTAAATGATAGAGAAATTAAACTTGCGCTTAAAAATGCTTTAAGATACGTACCTGAAAACCTACATGAGATATTGGCACCTGAATTTTTAGATGAATTAATGGAACACGGACGAATTTACGGATATAGGTTTATGCCTAAAGAAAGAATTTATGGTAAACCTATTGATGAATATAAGGGAAAATGTGTTGAAGGCAAAGCTTTTCAAGTTATGATTGATAATAACTTGGATCATGAAGTAGCTCTGTATCCATATGAACTTGTTACATATGGTGAAACTGGTCAAGTGTGTCAAAACTGGATGCAATATCAGTTGCTTAAGAAGTATTTAGAAGAATTAACTGATGAACAAACCCTTGCAGTTATGTCAGGACATCCTTTAGGATTATTTAAATCTCATAAAACAAGTCCAAGAGTAATTTTGTCAAATGGTTTAATGATTGGTATGTTTGATAATCCACATGATTGGGCAAAAGCTACTGCCATGGGAGTTTCTAGTTATGGGCAGATGACTGCAGGAGGCTGGATGTATATAGGACCTCAAGGTATTGTACATGGGACTTTTAATACTTTGATTAATGCTGGAAGAAAAGAACTTGGAATACCAGGAGATAAGGATTTAGCAGGACATTTATTTATCACATCAGGACTTGGTGGTATGAGTGGTGCCCAACCAAAGGCTGTTGAAATTGCTAATGGAGTTGGTATAATTGCAGAAGTTGATTATTCTAGAATCGAAACTAGATTTAATCAAGGCTGGGTATCTAAAATAACTGATGATTTAGAGGAAGCATTTGAAATAGCTAAAAAATATATGGATAAGAAACAAACTATATCTATTGCTTATCACGGTAATATTGTTGATTTATTAGAATATGCGGTAAATAATAACATACAGGTAGATTTACTATCAGATCAGACTTCATGTCATGTACCGTATGATGGTGGTTATTGTCCAAAGGGACTTACTTTTGATGAAAGAACTGAATTATTAAATAATGATAGAGAAAAATTTGCTGAATATGTTAATAAATCATTAGGTGAGCATTTTAGAGCAGTTAAAACTTTAGTAGAAAGAGGAACATATTTCTTTGACTATGGAAATGCATTTATGAAGGCTGTTTTTGATTCTGGTGTAAAGGAAATAGCTAAAAATGGTGTTGATACAAGTGAAGGCTTTATATTTCCGTCATACGTAGAGGACATTATGGGGCCAATGTTATTTGATTACGGATATGGACCTTTCAGATGGGTATGTTTAAGTGGAAAGACTGAGGATTTAAGGAAGACTGATCAGGCAGCTATGTCTGTAATAGACCCAAATAGAAGAGGTCAAGATAGAGACAACTATATATGGATTAGAGATGCAGAAAAAAATCAATTAGTTGTTGGAACACAAGCAAGGATATTGTATCAAGATGCTTTAGGAAGAAGAGACATTGCTTTGAAATTTAATGAAATGGTTAGAGAAGGGGTAGTAGGCCCTATTATGTTAGGCCGTGACCATCATGATACTGGCGGTACTGATTCTCCTTTTAGAGAAACATCAAATATATATGATGGAAGTAATGTAACAGCCGATATGGCAATTCATTGTTATGCAGGAAATGCAGCAAGAGGAATGAGTCTTGTTGCACTTCATAACGGCGGTGGAGTTGGAATAAGCAAGTCTATTAACGGTGGTTTCGGAATGGTTCTAGATGGTAGTGAAAGAGTTGATGATATTCTTAAAAAATCTATTCCTTGGGATACAATGGTTGGTGTATCGAGAAGAAGTTGGGCAAGAAATGAACATTCAATAGAAACTACAATTGAATACAACAAGAAATTCGATGGACAAGATCATATAACTATTCCATTTGTAGCAAATGATGACTTAATCGAAAAAACATTAAATAATTATAATCAATAG
- the ftcD gene encoding glutamate formimidoyltransferase, whose protein sequence is MNSIVECVPNFSEGRDLNKVEKILDVFRGKKNVKLLDYSSDEDHNRTVVTVVGEPEQLKMTIIEAIGKAVELIDLNQHEGQHPRMGAVDVVPFIPIKNVTVEEADKLAKEVAKEASEKFDLPFFLYEKSATALHRENLAKIRKGQFEGMAEKMKDDMWKPDFGPNTIHPTAGVTAIGARMPLVAFNVNLSTNNLEIANKIAKQVRHLSGGFRYVKAIGIELEDRGIVQVSMNMTDYTKTSLYRVFETIKMEASRYGVNVVGSEVIGLVPMQALVDAADYYLRIENFNIDQVLETRLQ, encoded by the coding sequence ATGAACAGCATTGTAGAGTGTGTACCTAATTTTAGTGAAGGTAGAGATTTAAATAAGGTAGAAAAGATACTTGACGTATTTAGAGGAAAGAAAAATGTTAAACTCTTAGATTATTCAAGTGACGAAGATCATAACAGAACAGTTGTAACTGTTGTAGGTGAACCTGAGCAGTTAAAAATGACCATAATTGAAGCAATAGGAAAAGCAGTTGAATTAATCGACTTGAATCAACATGAAGGTCAACATCCTCGTATGGGTGCAGTTGATGTAGTTCCATTTATTCCAATAAAAAATGTAACAGTTGAAGAAGCAGACAAGTTAGCAAAAGAAGTTGCTAAAGAAGCTTCAGAAAAATTTGATTTACCTTTTTTTCTTTATGAAAAATCAGCAACTGCTTTACATAGAGAAAATTTAGCTAAAATAAGAAAAGGTCAGTTTGAAGGTATGGCTGAAAAAATGAAAGATGATATGTGGAAACCTGATTTTGGTCCAAATACTATTCATCCTACTGCTGGTGTAACTGCTATTGGTGCAAGGATGCCGCTAGTTGCATTTAATGTAAATCTTTCTACTAACAATCTTGAAATTGCTAATAAAATTGCTAAACAAGTAAGACATTTAAGTGGTGGATTTAGATATGTAAAGGCTATTGGTATTGAACTGGAAGATAGAGGAATAGTTCAAGTATCTATGAATATGACTGATTATACAAAAACTTCTTTATACAGAGTATTTGAAACAATTAAAATGGAAGCATCAAGATATGGTGTTAATGTAGTAGGTAGTGAAGTAATAGGACTAGTGCCTATGCAAGCTTTAGTTGATGCCGCAGACTATTATTTACGAATTGAGAATTTTAATATAGATCAGGTTTTAGAAACTAGACTTCAGTAA
- a CDS encoding Fe-Mn family superoxide dismutase, which translates to MKQMEPKNYDFSNVKFFTPAQLSQHYGLYTNYIDCYNNVSTNLQSSTIYNYCNSNYSEIRSAEKSKTFCLDSIKLHELYFENLTGNNTRIYGKIENIITNKFGTYSSFLDKFKCIARSMRGWVIFCHDKYSDDYYIYGQDSHDDGVMLCAEPLIVLDVYEHAYMIDYGTNRSLYINVFFENLDYSIVNQRLE; encoded by the coding sequence ATGAAACAAATGGAACCAAAAAATTATGATTTCTCTAATGTTAAATTTTTTACACCAGCTCAACTTAGTCAACACTACGGTCTTTATACTAATTATATAGACTGCTACAATAATGTAAGCACCAATTTGCAATCAAGCACTATTTATAATTATTGCAACTCAAATTACAGTGAAATACGTTCAGCTGAAAAATCTAAGACATTTTGCCTTGATTCAATTAAACTTCATGAGTTATATTTTGAAAATTTAACTGGAAATAACACAAGAATTTATGGAAAAATAGAAAATATAATTACAAATAAATTTGGAACATACTCAAGCTTCCTTGATAAATTTAAATGCATAGCTAGATCTATGAGAGGTTGGGTAATTTTTTGTCATGATAAGTATAGCGATGATTATTACATTTATGGCCAAGACTCCCATGATGATGGGGTTATGTTATGTGCAGAACCATTGATAGTTCTTGATGTTTATGAACATGCTTATATGATTGATTACGGAACAAATAGAAGCCTTTATATAAATGTATTTTTCGAGAATTTAGATTATAGTATAGTTAATCAAAGACTTGAATAG
- the polA gene encoding DNA polymerase I, with protein sequence MKNKLMILDGNSLLFRAFYAMPPLKTKKGQYTNAVYGFLSMLYKLMDTYSPDYICVAFDPEKPTFRHEKYKDYKANRAKAPNELVEQFKLIRDVLSLHNIKCVEIEGFEADDVAGTLSNMAEKQGALVYLVTSDRDYLQLIDDNIKVLLTKKGVTNINEMDIKSIEEDYGISPTQFVDLKALMGDQSDNIPGVAGVGEKTAIKLIKEYGSLDNIYENIENIKGKLKDKLETDKMQAYMSQTLAAIIKDIPVEFEIEEYKVQEPNKKNLIELYDELEFRSLKKKLMDTMDITETTDSQISLFDKDTKNNADDKFNFNNIIYVDNENLIKEIIDNINKTKKVAIKFLLDGERALYSDIISLGISDCSENIYYIDFEKIDEEIILSSLRNIFESSSIMKVGHNLKNEIIMLMKKNIELTNIYFDSEIGKYLLNPSESTYSIDKLAYEYLDAEYPSENDYLGTGKKRVSFKEINLEKRKEYLFNYLNTIIKSEEKICSEIKELNMKDLYENIELPLIEVLAYMEYIGFKVDINMLNNLGKHFEEKISGLEKEIYELAGETFNINSPKQLSVILFEKLELPVIKKTKTGISTDAEVLDKLKSEHKIVSLIVEYRQMVKLNSTYVEGLRNVADKQTERIHSVFNQTIASTGRISSTEPNLQNIPTRTDEGRELRKAFVPEEGFVLCDADYSQIELRVLAHLANEENLIESFENHIDIHTKTASEVFHVKLDEVTSTMRSRAKAVNFGIVYGISDYGLSRDLDIPRKEAKVYIENYLTFYSNIDKYMKDIVEQGKRDGYVDTYFGRRRYIPELSSRNYNIRSFGERIALNTPVQGTAADIIKAAMVNVYKKLKTNKMKSRLILQVHDELIVEAFEPELEFVKRIIKDEMENVIDNFKVRLEADVNVGGSWYEAK encoded by the coding sequence ATGAAGAATAAATTAATGATATTGGATGGCAATAGTTTGCTTTTTAGAGCGTTTTATGCTATGCCACCTTTAAAAACAAAAAAAGGTCAATATACAAATGCTGTTTATGGTTTTTTAAGCATGTTGTATAAGCTTATGGATACATATTCTCCTGATTATATATGCGTTGCTTTTGATCCTGAAAAGCCGACTTTTCGCCATGAGAAGTACAAGGATTACAAGGCTAATAGAGCAAAGGCACCAAATGAGCTTGTAGAACAATTTAAACTTATAAGAGATGTATTGAGTTTACATAATATTAAGTGCGTAGAAATAGAAGGTTTCGAAGCGGATGACGTAGCTGGTACTTTATCAAACATGGCTGAAAAACAAGGAGCTTTAGTATATCTTGTTACAAGTGATAGAGACTATTTGCAATTAATTGATGACAATATTAAAGTCCTTTTAACAAAAAAAGGAGTTACAAATATTAATGAAATGGATATTAAATCTATTGAAGAAGATTATGGTATAAGTCCAACGCAATTTGTTGACTTAAAAGCTTTAATGGGTGACCAATCTGACAATATACCGGGAGTAGCTGGTGTTGGAGAAAAAACAGCTATTAAACTTATAAAAGAATATGGAAGTTTAGATAATATATATGAAAATATAGAGAATATTAAGGGAAAACTTAAGGATAAGCTTGAAACAGATAAAATGCAAGCATATATGAGTCAAACTCTTGCTGCTATTATAAAAGATATTCCTGTGGAATTTGAAATTGAGGAATATAAAGTTCAAGAACCAAATAAGAAAAATTTGATAGAATTATATGATGAGTTGGAATTTAGATCTTTAAAGAAAAAACTTATGGACACTATGGATATAACAGAAACTACTGACTCTCAAATTTCTTTATTTGATAAAGATACAAAAAATAATGCTGATGATAAGTTTAATTTCAATAATATAATTTATGTTGATAATGAAAATTTAATAAAAGAAATTATTGATAATATTAATAAAACTAAAAAAGTTGCAATAAAGTTTTTATTAGACGGAGAAAGAGCTCTATATAGCGATATAATATCATTAGGAATATCTGATTGTAGTGAAAATATTTACTATATAGATTTTGAAAAGATTGATGAAGAGATAATATTAAGTTCATTAAGGAATATTTTTGAATCATCTAGTATTATGAAAGTTGGGCATAATTTAAAAAATGAAATAATTATGCTTATGAAAAAAAATATTGAGTTGACTAACATATATTTTGATTCTGAGATTGGGAAATACCTATTAAATCCTTCGGAAAGTACTTATTCCATAGATAAATTGGCATATGAATATTTAGATGCAGAATATCCTTCAGAAAATGATTATTTAGGAACAGGAAAAAAAAGAGTGTCATTTAAAGAAATTAACTTGGAAAAAAGAAAAGAATATTTATTTAATTATCTAAATACGATAATAAAGTCCGAGGAAAAAATATGTTCAGAAATAAAAGAATTAAATATGAAAGACTTATATGAAAACATAGAATTACCATTGATTGAAGTCTTAGCATATATGGAATATATAGGATTTAAAGTAGATATTAACATGCTTAACAATCTTGGAAAGCATTTTGAAGAGAAAATTTCAGGTTTGGAAAAGGAAATTTATGAACTTGCTGGTGAAACGTTTAATATTAATTCTCCAAAGCAGCTATCAGTTATACTATTTGAGAAATTAGAACTTCCTGTTATTAAAAAAACAAAAACTGGAATTTCTACAGACGCAGAAGTATTAGATAAACTTAAATCTGAACATAAAATTGTTAGCCTTATTGTAGAGTATAGGCAAATGGTAAAACTTAATTCAACATATGTTGAAGGATTGAGAAATGTGGCTGATAAGCAAACTGAAAGAATTCATTCAGTGTTTAATCAAACTATAGCTTCTACTGGAAGAATAAGTAGTACAGAACCAAACTTGCAAAATATTCCTACTAGAACTGATGAAGGAAGGGAACTTAGAAAGGCTTTTGTACCCGAAGAAGGTTTTGTTTTATGTGATGCAGATTATTCGCAAATAGAGTTGAGAGTATTAGCTCATCTTGCAAATGAAGAAAATCTTATTGAATCCTTTGAAAATCATATAGATATTCATACAAAAACAGCATCAGAGGTATTTCATGTAAAGTTAGATGAAGTAACATCTACAATGCGAAGTAGAGCTAAGGCAGTTAATTTTGGTATAGTTTATGGTATCAGTGATTATGGATTAAGTAGGGATTTAGATATTCCTCGTAAAGAAGCAAAAGTATATATTGAAAATTATTTGACTTTTTATAGTAATATTGATAAGTATATGAAAGACATTGTTGAACAAGGCAAAAGAGATGGATATGTTGATACTTATTTTGGTCGTAGAAGATATATACCAGAGTTATCTTCAAGGAATTATAATATACGCTCCTTTGGAGAAAGGATAGCTCTTAACACACCTGT
- the hutI gene encoding imidazolonepropionase — protein sequence MSKLIIKNASELVTCKGNGPKHGKDMSNIELINNGCVVIEDDIIVDVGKTDDILKNYNLKDYKVIDASNKAVLPGFIDSHTHLIFGGYRADEFSWRLRGDSYMSIMERGGGITSTVRATRDTSLEELIEVGKKRLDKVIAMGVTTIEGKSGYGLDYETEIRQLEAMKKLDEVHSVDIVPTFLGPHSVLPEYKGKEDEFIDFMINDVLSRVSEKKLAKFADIFCEKNVFSVEQSRKFLKSAKEAGLDLKIHADEMVQLGGTELAVELSCTSADHLLQASDEGIKKLAKSNTIATLLPGTAFSLKEEYARGRYMIDSGCAVALATDFNPGSCFTNSIPLIIALAALHMNMSIEEIITALTINAAAAVGMNDKIGSIEKGKKADIIILEYPSIHFLPYHIAVNIVETVIKNGKIIRGE from the coding sequence ATGAGTAAATTGATAATTAAAAATGCATCAGAATTGGTGACATGTAAGGGAAATGGTCCAAAACATGGAAAAGACATGTCAAATATAGAGTTAATTAATAATGGATGTGTTGTTATAGAAGATGATATTATAGTTGATGTTGGCAAAACTGATGATATTTTAAAAAATTACAATTTAAAGGATTATAAAGTTATAGACGCTTCAAATAAAGCTGTTTTACCAGGCTTTATCGATTCTCATACTCACTTAATCTTTGGAGGATATAGAGCAGATGAGTTTTCCTGGAGACTTAGGGGGGACAGTTATATGTCTATTATGGAAAGAGGCGGTGGCATAACAAGTACTGTTCGAGCTACTAGAGATACATCCCTAGAGGAACTTATTGAAGTTGGAAAAAAAAGGTTAGACAAAGTCATTGCTATGGGAGTAACTACTATAGAAGGTAAAAGTGGTTATGGTTTAGATTATGAAACTGAAATAAGGCAATTAGAAGCAATGAAGAAATTAGATGAAGTACATTCAGTAGATATAGTACCTACATTTCTTGGACCTCATAGCGTATTACCTGAATATAAAGGTAAAGAAGATGAGTTTATCGATTTTATGATTAATGATGTATTATCTCGTGTTTCAGAAAAAAAACTTGCCAAATTTGCAGATATATTTTGTGAAAAGAATGTTTTTTCAGTAGAACAGTCTAGAAAGTTTTTAAAATCAGCTAAAGAAGCTGGATTAGATTTAAAAATTCATGCTGATGAAATGGTTCAATTAGGTGGAACTGAGCTTGCAGTAGAACTATCTTGTACTTCAGCTGATCATCTTTTACAAGCATCAGACGAAGGTATAAAAAAACTTGCAAAGTCAAATACAATAGCAACTTTACTTCCTGGTACTGCTTTTAGTTTAAAAGAAGAATATGCAAGGGGCAGATATATGATTGATTCTGGGTGTGCAGTAGCTTTAGCCACAGATTTCAACCCTGGAAGCTGTTTTACAAATTCTATACCATTAATCATTGCTTTAGCAGCTTTACATATGAATATGTCTATAGAAGAAATTATAACTGCTTTGACAATTAATGCTGCAGCAGCTGTAGGAATGAATGATAAAATTGGTAGTATTGAAAAGGGTAAAAAGGCAGATATAATAATTTTGGAGTATCCATCAATACATTTTTTACCGTATCATATCGCAGTGAATATTGTTGAAACAGTAATAAAAAATGGAAAAATAATAAGAGGAGAATAA
- a CDS encoding cyclodeaminase/cyclohydrolase family protein has product MKDLTLTSFAEQVASDSPVPGGGSMAAVCGAFSAALAEMVANLTKGKKKYIEAEPEMKEVCSKAMVLRKKLLDDIERDSFSYNKVMEAYKLPKETEDEKEKRKNVIQESLKIAASVPFEIAKTAFEILPLAESVVARGNANAVTDGLIAGMLARTAVLAALYNVKINLDSIKDENFRNDLWRKVKEIETKTIEYEKKILGLSQL; this is encoded by the coding sequence ATGAAAGATTTAACATTAACTAGTTTCGCAGAACAAGTTGCTTCTGATTCCCCAGTTCCTGGTGGTGGAAGTATGGCTGCTGTTTGTGGTGCCTTTAGTGCAGCATTAGCAGAAATGGTAGCTAACCTCACAAAGGGTAAGAAAAAATATATTGAAGCAGAACCTGAAATGAAAGAAGTTTGTTCAAAAGCTATGGTTTTAAGAAAAAAGCTATTGGATGATATAGAAAGAGACAGTTTTTCTTATAACAAGGTAATGGAAGCATACAAGTTACCTAAAGAAACTGAAGATGAAAAAGAAAAAAGAAAAAATGTAATACAGGAAAGTTTAAAAATAGCTGCATCAGTTCCATTTGAGATAGCTAAAACTGCTTTTGAAATCTTACCATTAGCAGAATCAGTTGTTGCAAGGGGTAATGCAAATGCTGTTACAGATGGACTAATCGCTGGTATGTTAGCAAGGACTGCAGTTTTAGCAGCATTATATAATGTAAAGATTAACCTTGACTCAATAAAAGATGAAAATTTTAGAAATGATTTGTGGAGAAAAGTAAAAGAAATTGAAACAAAAACTATAGAATATGAGAAAAAAATATTGGGTTTATCTCAATTATAA
- a CDS encoding HutP family protein encodes MEKRGIGKIALMLALTSGDIDNLKNYYESKNYIIYKGQAGSMDAKKIVAAIETAASREDIIKENYHEEHALYHAIIEALSGYCRGQVTLGEVLRSAGLTFTIVRGTLIEDDLSSGKWIAVVLYGQIGSPRRGFEHEAIGMGIQPIG; translated from the coding sequence ATGGAAAAAAGAGGAATTGGTAAAATTGCACTTATGCTTGCGCTAACTTCTGGAGATATTGACAACTTAAAGAATTATTACGAAAGTAAAAATTATATAATTTATAAAGGTCAAGCTGGTTCTATGGATGCGAAAAAAATTGTAGCAGCAATTGAAACGGCAGCATCAAGAGAAGATATTATCAAAGAAAATTATCATGAAGAGCATGCTTTATATCATGCAATAATAGAAGCTTTAAGTGGTTATTGCAGGGGACAGGTTACTTTAGGCGAAGTATTAAGAAGTGCAGGGTTAACCTTTACTATAGTGAGAGGTACACTAATAGAAGATGACCTTTCTAGTGGAAAATGGATAGCTGTTGTATTATATGGTCAAATAGGTTCTCCAAGGAGAGGCTTTGAACATGAAGCCATAGGCATGGGCATACAACCTATAGGATAA
- a CDS encoding selenium metabolism-associated LysR family transcriptional regulator yields MNTSYLKTFIEVINMRNISKTAEKLFITQPAVSKQLQLLEKDFGTTLIKKNGREIMPTEEGLILYKYAKSILNEEEEIYSLFKNENKITGKLTIYSSSLPADYYIHDLVSEFSTIYPDVTFCIKKVDSKKVYSTIENGLTSFGFTGNKYKNNKIQTICIATDEVVIVTSKKREKEFKDKSIDIKMLMSQDFIIREKGSATLQIFEEYLKENQLKLEDLNIKIQAEDNELIKKFVKCNMGLAILPKKAVEKEIQDGTLILVNVKELKLKRRLYYVFNKDRYFSKTENKFKDYITNKFSKGAE; encoded by the coding sequence ATGAATACATCTTATCTTAAAACTTTTATTGAAGTTATTAATATGAGAAACATATCTAAAACAGCTGAGAAGTTATTTATTACTCAACCTGCAGTATCAAAGCAATTACAATTATTAGAGAAGGACTTTGGAACTACACTTATTAAAAAAAATGGCAGAGAAATTATGCCTACTGAAGAAGGATTAATTTTATACAAATATGCTAAAAGCATTTTAAATGAAGAAGAAGAAATATATTCATTGTTTAAAAATGAAAATAAAATTACAGGTAAATTGACAATATATTCAAGTTCTTTGCCAGCTGACTATTATATACATGATTTAGTTTCAGAATTTAGTACAATTTATCCAGATGTAACATTTTGTATTAAAAAAGTTGATTCAAAAAAAGTATATAGTACTATTGAAAATGGTTTAACAAGTTTTGGATTCACAGGTAATAAGTATAAAAATAATAAAATACAAACTATTTGTATAGCAACAGATGAAGTAGTAATTGTAACTTCAAAGAAAAGAGAAAAAGAATTTAAGGATAAAAGTATAGATATTAAAATGTTAATGTCACAAGACTTTATTATTAGAGAAAAAGGTTCTGCAACCTTACAAATATTTGAAGAATATTTAAAAGAAAATCAACTAAAACTTGAAGATTTGAATATAAAAATTCAAGCAGAAGACAATGAACTAATTAAAAAATTTGTTAAATGCAATATGGGATTAGCGATATTACCTAAAAAAGCAGTAGAAAAAGAAATACAAGATGGAACTTTAATACTTGTTAATGTAAAAGAACTCAAATTAAAAAGAAGATTGTATTATGTATTTAATAAAGATAGATATTTTTCTAAAACAGAAAATAAATTTAAAGATTATATAACAAATAAGTTCAGCAAAGGCGCAGAGTAA